A genomic window from Promicromonospora sukumoe includes:
- a CDS encoding S9 family peptidase codes for MSESPQTPQTPFHDLDQYVAIPRLAGLTASPDGTRLVATLQTLDGERTAYRTALWEVDPAGEAPARRLTRSAKGESSATFTRSGDLLFTSARPDPDGKDGDEPRSALWLLPAGGGEARVVAAPQGGVSGLLAAREADTVSVASSLLPSAKDLKQDAELRKARKDQKVSAILHTGYPVRYWDHDLGPDEERRFAGDLAALVDDPAVPLPKAPKAEGSAADDTSAEGKHLDLRDLTGAGKHLADHSADLSADGTTLVTTWSVSDAGAATRGTLAVHDVATGERRVLVDDPDADAGAPRISPDGAWVAYVTESISTPDEAPVVRLALVPTDGSADPVVLADDWDRWPGRPTWLPDGSGLLVQADDDGRGPVFLLTFSGALPGGDVVVERVTSDDAVFSDLNVTPDGATLFALRSSYAAPAEPVRVDLAAFAASGAPGERTPVAATLLRSPVAAPELPGTLTEIETTAEDGTRVRAWLAQPADVGPEDKAPLLLWIHGGPLGSWNAWSWRWNPWLMVAQGYAVLLPDPALSTGYGQEFVQRGWGAWGKAPFTDLMAITDAAEALPQIDETRTAAMGGSFGGYMANWVAGHTDRFQAVVTHASLWALDQFGPTTDASFYWAREMTPEMALENSPHMSVGEIRTPMLVIHGDKDYRVPVGEGLRLWFELLTKSGLPASDDGETVHRFLYYPDENHWILTPQNAKVWYQVVSAFLAEQVLGEEPELPTTLG; via the coding sequence GTGAGCGAATCTCCGCAGACCCCGCAGACCCCGTTCCACGACCTCGACCAGTACGTGGCGATCCCGCGCCTGGCAGGCCTTACAGCCAGCCCGGACGGCACCCGCCTCGTCGCCACCCTCCAGACGCTCGACGGCGAGCGCACCGCCTACCGCACGGCCCTGTGGGAGGTGGACCCGGCGGGCGAGGCACCGGCCCGGCGGCTGACCCGGTCCGCGAAGGGCGAGTCGTCGGCCACCTTCACGCGGTCCGGCGACCTCCTGTTCACGTCCGCCCGGCCCGACCCCGACGGCAAGGACGGCGACGAGCCCCGGTCGGCCCTCTGGCTCCTGCCCGCGGGCGGCGGCGAGGCCCGCGTGGTCGCGGCCCCGCAGGGCGGCGTCTCCGGCCTTCTCGCGGCGCGCGAAGCCGACACGGTCAGCGTCGCCTCGAGCCTCCTGCCCTCCGCGAAGGACCTGAAGCAGGACGCCGAGCTGCGCAAGGCCCGCAAGGACCAGAAGGTCTCCGCGATCCTGCACACCGGCTACCCCGTGCGCTACTGGGACCACGACCTGGGCCCGGACGAGGAGCGGCGCTTCGCCGGCGACCTCGCGGCGCTCGTGGACGACCCCGCCGTCCCGCTGCCGAAGGCCCCGAAGGCCGAGGGGTCCGCGGCCGACGACACGTCGGCCGAGGGCAAGCACCTCGACCTGCGCGACCTCACCGGCGCGGGCAAGCACCTGGCGGACCACTCCGCGGACCTGTCCGCCGACGGCACCACCCTCGTCACCACCTGGAGCGTGAGCGACGCCGGGGCCGCGACCCGCGGCACGCTGGCCGTGCACGACGTCGCGACGGGCGAGCGCCGCGTGCTGGTGGACGACCCGGACGCCGACGCCGGCGCCCCGCGCATCTCGCCCGACGGTGCCTGGGTGGCCTACGTGACGGAGTCCATCTCGACGCCGGACGAGGCCCCGGTGGTCCGCCTGGCTCTCGTGCCCACGGACGGTTCCGCCGACCCGGTGGTCCTCGCGGACGACTGGGACCGCTGGCCCGGCCGCCCCACCTGGCTCCCCGACGGCAGCGGCCTGCTGGTCCAGGCCGACGACGACGGTCGCGGCCCGGTCTTCCTGCTCACCTTCTCGGGCGCGCTGCCCGGCGGTGACGTCGTCGTCGAGCGGGTGACGTCCGACGACGCCGTCTTCTCGGACCTGAACGTCACGCCCGACGGCGCCACCCTGTTCGCGCTGCGCAGCTCGTACGCGGCCCCGGCCGAGCCGGTGCGCGTCGACCTGGCGGCGTTCGCGGCGTCGGGCGCGCCGGGGGAGCGGACGCCGGTCGCGGCGACCCTCCTGCGGTCACCGGTGGCGGCGCCGGAGCTGCCCGGCACACTGACCGAGATCGAGACCACCGCCGAGGACGGGACGCGCGTGCGCGCCTGGCTCGCGCAGCCCGCCGACGTCGGGCCGGAGGACAAGGCCCCGCTCCTGCTGTGGATCCACGGCGGCCCGCTGGGCTCGTGGAACGCGTGGAGCTGGCGCTGGAACCCGTGGCTGATGGTGGCCCAGGGCTACGCCGTCCTGCTGCCGGACCCCGCGCTCTCGACCGGCTACGGCCAGGAGTTCGTGCAGCGCGGCTGGGGCGCCTGGGGCAAGGCGCCGTTCACGGACCTCATGGCGATCACCGACGCCGCGGAGGCGCTGCCGCAGATCGACGAGACCCGCACGGCCGCGATGGGCGGCTCGTTCGGCGGCTACATGGCCAACTGGGTGGCCGGGCACACCGACCGGTTCCAGGCCGTCGTGACGCACGCGAGCCTGTGGGCGCTGGACCAGTTCGGCCCCACCACGGACGCATCGTTCTACTGGGCGCGCGAGATGACGCCCGAGATGGCGCTGGAGAACAGCCCGCACATGTCGGTGGGCGAGATCCGCACCCCGATGCTCGTGATCCACGGCGACAAGGACTACCGCGTCCCGGTCGGCGAGGGCCTGCGCCTGTGGTTCGAGCTGCTCACCAAGTCGGGCCTCCCGGCGTCCGACGACGGCGAGACCGTGCACCGGTTCCTGTACTACCCGGACGAGAACCACTGGATCCTGACGCCGCAGAACGCGAAGGTCTGGTACCAGGTGGTCTCGGCGTTCCTCGCCGAGCAGGTGCTCGGCGAGGAGCCCGAGCTGCCGACGACGCTCGGCTGA
- a CDS encoding NHL domain-containing thioredoxin family protein: MSATVQNFPRVRASELVGRGWLNTGGRTVTLSELRGKVVVLDFWTFCCINCLHVLDELREVEERHRDELVIIGVHSPKFEHEADPDALAAAVERYEVRHPVLDDPELVTWGAYTARAWPTLVVIDPEGYIVAQMAGEGHGSAIAALVDDLVAEHALKGTLHRGSGPYVPPAPASGTLRFPAKALVLPNGNLLVADAGHHSLAELEPDGETLVRRIGSGERGLVDGGPGEARFSEPNGLCLVPADLATSLGYDVLVADTVNHALRGVRLSDGAVHTVAGTGQQFMVGGQENVTCTVGTFDAGESYDALSVRLSSPWDVEWSAELGVFVVAMAGNHTLWDFHPGPHLPVVSLLAGTMNEGLEDGPGEGAWFAQPSGLATASDGALWLADAETSALRRVVPVDETDVRVETAVGQGLFDFGHRDGAAGQALLQHPLGVALLPDGSVVVADTYNGAVRRYDPASGEVTTLAKDLAEPSDVLVEVADGAVHLLVVESAAHRLTRMALPAGLAGEVLDGGAHRVARPATDVASGALRLDVPFAPAPGQKLDDRWGPSTSLQVSATPPELLLSGAGNGTDLFRDLVINPDVAEGILHVTAKAASCDQVPLLPNGEPDPDVFPACHLAQQDWGVPVRVVPDGDAGLTLPLRG, translated from the coding sequence GTGAGCGCCACCGTCCAGAACTTTCCCCGGGTCCGTGCGTCCGAGCTCGTCGGGCGCGGCTGGCTGAACACCGGAGGCCGCACCGTCACGCTCTCCGAGCTGCGCGGCAAGGTCGTCGTCCTCGACTTCTGGACGTTCTGCTGCATCAACTGCCTGCACGTCCTCGACGAGCTGCGCGAGGTCGAGGAGCGGCACCGCGACGAGCTCGTGATCATCGGGGTGCACTCGCCCAAGTTCGAGCACGAGGCCGACCCCGACGCGCTCGCGGCCGCCGTCGAACGGTACGAGGTGCGCCACCCCGTGCTCGACGACCCCGAGCTGGTCACCTGGGGCGCGTACACGGCGCGGGCCTGGCCCACGCTCGTGGTCATCGACCCCGAGGGCTACATCGTGGCGCAGATGGCGGGGGAGGGGCACGGCTCCGCCATCGCGGCGCTCGTCGACGACCTCGTCGCCGAGCACGCGCTGAAGGGCACGCTCCACCGTGGCTCGGGGCCGTACGTGCCGCCGGCGCCGGCGTCGGGCACGCTGCGCTTCCCCGCCAAGGCGCTGGTCCTGCCGAACGGCAACCTCCTGGTCGCCGACGCCGGGCACCACTCCCTCGCGGAGCTCGAGCCCGACGGCGAGACCCTGGTCCGCCGCATCGGCTCGGGCGAGCGCGGGCTCGTGGACGGCGGGCCCGGCGAGGCGCGGTTCTCCGAGCCCAACGGGCTGTGCCTGGTGCCCGCCGACCTGGCGACGAGCCTCGGGTACGACGTCCTGGTCGCCGACACGGTCAACCACGCCCTGCGCGGCGTGCGGCTGTCGGACGGCGCCGTGCACACCGTCGCGGGCACCGGCCAGCAGTTCATGGTGGGCGGCCAGGAGAACGTGACCTGCACCGTCGGCACGTTCGACGCCGGTGAGTCGTACGACGCGCTGAGCGTCCGGCTCTCCTCACCCTGGGACGTCGAGTGGTCCGCGGAGCTCGGCGTGTTCGTCGTGGCGATGGCCGGCAACCACACGCTGTGGGACTTCCACCCCGGCCCGCACCTCCCCGTGGTCTCGCTGCTCGCGGGCACCATGAACGAGGGGCTGGAGGACGGCCCCGGCGAGGGCGCGTGGTTCGCGCAGCCCTCGGGCCTGGCTACCGCGTCCGACGGCGCGCTCTGGCTCGCCGACGCCGAGACCTCCGCCCTGCGCCGCGTCGTGCCCGTCGACGAGACCGACGTGCGGGTCGAGACCGCCGTCGGGCAGGGGCTGTTCGACTTCGGGCACCGCGACGGCGCCGCCGGCCAGGCGTTGCTGCAGCACCCGCTCGGCGTAGCCCTCCTGCCGGACGGCAGCGTCGTCGTCGCCGACACCTACAACGGCGCCGTGCGCCGGTACGACCCGGCATCCGGTGAGGTGACGACCCTCGCGAAGGACCTGGCCGAGCCCTCCGACGTGCTGGTCGAGGTGGCCGACGGCGCCGTGCACCTGCTCGTCGTCGAGTCGGCCGCGCACCGGCTCACGCGGATGGCGCTCCCGGCGGGCCTCGCGGGCGAGGTGCTCGACGGCGGCGCCCACCGGGTCGCCCGGCCCGCCACCGACGTGGCGTCCGGTGCCCTCCGGCTCGACGTGCCGTTCGCACCCGCCCCGGGACAGAAGCTCGACGACCGCTGGGGCCCGTCGACGTCGCTCCAGGTCAGCGCGACGCCGCCGGAGCTGCTGCTGTCGGGGGCCGGCAACGGGACCGACCTGTTCCGCGACCTGGTGATCAACCCCGACGTGGCCGAGGGCATCCTGCACGTGACCGCGAAGGCGGCGTCGTGCGACCAGGTGCCGCTGCTGCCGAACGGCGAGCCCGACCCCGACGTGTTCCCCGCGTGTCACCTCGCGCAGCAGGACTGGGGCGTCCCGGTCCGCGTGGTGCCGGACGGCGACGCGGGCCTCACGCTGCCGCTCCGCGGCTGA